A part of Melittangium boletus DSM 14713 genomic DNA contains:
- a CDS encoding flippase-like domain-containing protein: MKRAVKLVVSLLMTVVFSWWAFRETNWQSQVSSLKSANYLWVVPYFGILMLIHLARTLRWGCLLSGMERVPFRPLNEASGIGFMMLLVLPFRLGEFARPLLIAQRSSIRRSAAMTSVVLERITDGMFVAVMMRVLLLFVSADVPELRYVKLGANLMFAVFAGGLAFLLFALWHQDTAVRLVRITVGRLVPAVADKMADVVDSFVGAMRQLPDRRQMAGFFLFTLMYWGLNGAGMALLSRAFGASMSLTLFQAYVLNCVLVVGIMVPAAPGMMGTFQAAMKVGLSLFLPASVVNSSGLAYANVLWLCQTVQQVGLGVLLMSAGHLSFRDLAGRLDKEQAASTLPSA, encoded by the coding sequence GTGAAACGCGCCGTGAAGCTCGTCGTCAGCCTGCTCATGACCGTGGTCTTCTCCTGGTGGGCCTTCCGGGAGACGAACTGGCAGTCGCAGGTGTCCAGCCTGAAGTCGGCCAACTACCTGTGGGTGGTGCCGTACTTCGGCATCCTGATGCTCATCCATCTGGCGCGCACGCTGCGTTGGGGTTGCCTGTTGTCGGGCATGGAGCGGGTGCCCTTCCGTCCGCTCAACGAGGCCTCGGGCATTGGTTTCATGATGCTGCTGGTGCTGCCGTTTCGCCTGGGCGAGTTCGCCCGTCCGTTGCTCATCGCCCAGCGCAGCTCCATCCGCCGCAGCGCGGCGATGACGTCGGTGGTGCTCGAGCGCATCACGGACGGCATGTTCGTGGCGGTGATGATGCGGGTGCTGCTCTTGTTCGTGTCGGCGGACGTGCCCGAGCTGCGCTACGTGAAGCTGGGCGCCAACCTCATGTTCGCGGTGTTCGCGGGCGGGCTCGCCTTCCTGCTCTTCGCGCTCTGGCACCAGGACACCGCGGTGCGCCTGGTTCGCATCACCGTGGGCCGGCTGGTGCCGGCCGTGGCGGACAAGATGGCGGACGTGGTGGACAGCTTCGTGGGCGCGATGCGCCAGTTGCCGGACCGGCGCCAGATGGCGGGCTTCTTCCTGTTCACGCTGATGTACTGGGGGCTCAACGGCGCGGGCATGGCGCTGCTGTCGCGGGCCTTCGGCGCGTCGATGAGCCTCACGCTGTTCCAGGCCTACGTCCTCAACTGCGTGCTGGTGGTGGGCATCATGGTCCCCGCGGCGCCCGGCATGATGGGCACCTTCCAGGCGGCGATGAAGGTGGGCCTGTCGCTGTTCCTGCCCGCTTCGGTGGTCAATAGCAGCGGGCTGGCCTATGCCAATGTGCTGTGGCTGTGCCAGACGGTGCAGCAGGTGGGCCTGGGCGTGTTGCTGATGTCCGCGGGTCACCTGTCCTTCCGGGATCTCGCGGGCAGACTGGACAAGGAGCAGGCGGCGAGCACGTTGCCGTCGGCCTGA
- a CDS encoding aquaporin, whose product MVPRSDMERLGRARRLGVEALGCGLLVVALEGAHHLADPLGVTSPEGRLFMSLAVGVVLACLAWVLQPLSGAHFNPALTFADALEDGTPWREVPRYVLAQCAGGLAGRVVAHLLCGEPLLLVRHTPSASSAQFLSELVATFGLLVLARGCARTRPAATPFVVAAYVAATVWLTDSRSLANPALVLARAASTRADAVHPLDVESFVAAQLLGAALAVALFRWLQPAGKPASRTWTVLFHCPQQGVAEFAAALLNSLATPGSVRALAPPPSAAPLDAPAPTAEEAHTLVLRLVPAGAAPSEALLGEVWRVPAHEAVSPEGQRQLRAALRGPLQRFLRHHGWLRLYAVGESHVEGSRDTP is encoded by the coding sequence ATGGTCCCCCGTTCGGACATGGAACGCCTGGGCAGGGCCCGGCGCCTCGGGGTGGAAGCACTCGGATGCGGACTGCTGGTGGTGGCGCTCGAGGGGGCCCATCACCTCGCCGATCCCCTGGGCGTCACCTCCCCCGAGGGACGGCTCTTCATGTCGCTCGCGGTCGGCGTCGTCCTGGCCTGTCTCGCCTGGGTGCTCCAACCCCTCTCGGGCGCGCACTTCAACCCCGCTCTCACCTTCGCCGACGCGCTCGAGGATGGGACTCCCTGGCGGGAGGTGCCCCGCTACGTGCTCGCCCAATGCGCTGGCGGGCTCGCGGGCCGCGTCGTGGCCCACCTCCTGTGTGGCGAGCCCCTGCTCCTCGTCCGGCACACCCCCTCGGCCAGCTCGGCGCAGTTCCTCTCGGAGCTCGTCGCCACCTTCGGCCTGCTCGTCCTCGCGCGGGGCTGTGCGCGCACCCGGCCCGCCGCCACGCCCTTCGTCGTCGCGGCCTACGTGGCGGCCACCGTGTGGCTCACCGACTCGCGCTCCCTCGCCAACCCCGCCCTCGTCCTCGCCCGCGCGGCCAGCACCCGCGCCGATGCCGTCCACCCGCTCGATGTCGAGTCGTTCGTCGCGGCGCAGTTGCTCGGCGCGGCGCTCGCGGTGGCCCTCTTCCGGTGGCTCCAACCCGCGGGAAAGCCCGCCTCGCGCACCTGGACGGTCCTCTTTCATTGTCCCCAACAAGGCGTCGCCGAGTTCGCCGCCGCGCTCCTCAACAGCCTCGCGACTCCCGGGAGCGTGCGGGCCCTCGCTCCACCTCCGAGTGCCGCGCCCCTGGATGCGCCGGCGCCCACCGCCGAGGAAGCCCACACGCTCGTGCTGCGGCTGGTGCCCGCCGGGGCCGCGCCCTCCGAGGCCCTGCTGGGAGAGGTCTGGCGCGTGCCCGCGCACGAGGCCGTCTCCCCCGAGGGTCAACGCCAGCTACGCGCGGCGCTGCGCGGCCCCCTCCAGCGCTTCCTGCGCCATCACGGCTGGCTGCGCCTGTATGCCGTCGGCGAGTCCCACGTCGAGGGGTCCCGCGACACTCCCTGA
- a CDS encoding DNA gyrase inhibitor YacG has product MTVRECSICRKPVASRAENPAFPFCSKRCRMVDLGRWLGEEYRVPDRQADEQEDELPPDQHPERTGGDA; this is encoded by the coding sequence ATGACTGTCCGAGAGTGTTCCATCTGCCGCAAGCCGGTCGCGTCCCGTGCCGAGAACCCGGCGTTTCCATTCTGCTCCAAGCGCTGCCGCATGGTGGATCTGGGGCGCTGGTTGGGTGAGGAGTACCGGGTGCCGGATCGTCAGGCGGACGAGCAGGAGGACGAACTGCCGCCGGACCAGCATCCCGAGCGGACGGGCGGAGACGCCTGA
- the dusA gene encoding tRNA dihydrouridine(20/20a) synthase DusA, translated as MTARPSTPAMSSHRLSVAPMMDWTDRHDRFFLRLLSKRTRLYTEMVTVGAIIHGDKARHLDFSHEEHPVALQLGGSDPAQLAECVRIAEQWGYDEVNLNVGCPSDRVQNGMFGACLMAKPDLVARCVEAMRGATRLPVTVKHRLGIDDLDSYELLTRFVRTVSGAGCDTFIVHARKAILQGLSPKENREIPPLRYDWVRQLKADFPHLTLSLNGGVKSLEEARAHLAWADGVMIGREAYQNPYLLARVDSELFGETAPAPTRRQVVQGLEPYIEELLARGEYLSRVTRHILGLFAGQPGARGWRRVLSERANKPGAGMEVLRDALAQVPDRVLDEPATGPRSGSVAGPLDVGLADGIQAQPAVMAQEALEGAAQRRA; from the coding sequence ATGACCGCCCGTCCGTCCACGCCCGCCATGTCGAGCCACCGCCTGTCCGTCGCGCCGATGATGGACTGGACGGATCGGCACGACCGCTTCTTCCTGCGCCTGCTGTCCAAGCGCACGCGGCTGTACACGGAGATGGTGACGGTGGGCGCCATCATCCACGGCGACAAGGCACGGCACCTGGACTTCTCCCACGAGGAGCACCCGGTGGCGCTGCAACTGGGCGGGAGCGATCCGGCGCAGCTCGCCGAGTGCGTGCGCATCGCCGAGCAGTGGGGCTATGACGAGGTGAACCTGAACGTGGGGTGTCCCTCGGACCGGGTGCAGAACGGGATGTTCGGCGCGTGCCTGATGGCGAAGCCGGACCTGGTGGCCCGCTGCGTGGAGGCGATGCGCGGCGCCACCCGGTTGCCCGTCACCGTCAAGCACCGGCTGGGCATCGACGATCTGGACTCGTACGAGCTGCTGACGCGCTTCGTGCGCACGGTGAGCGGGGCGGGCTGTGACACCTTCATCGTGCACGCGCGCAAGGCCATCCTCCAGGGCCTCAGCCCCAAGGAGAACCGGGAGATTCCGCCGCTGCGCTACGACTGGGTGCGCCAGCTCAAGGCGGACTTCCCCCACCTGACCCTGTCGCTCAACGGAGGCGTGAAGTCGTTGGAGGAAGCCCGCGCGCACCTGGCGTGGGCGGACGGCGTGATGATTGGCCGCGAGGCGTACCAGAACCCCTACCTCCTCGCCCGGGTGGACTCCGAGCTCTTCGGCGAGACGGCCCCTGCGCCCACGCGGCGGCAGGTCGTCCAGGGGCTCGAGCCGTACATCGAGGAACTGCTCGCGCGGGGTGAGTACCTGTCGCGGGTCACGCGGCACATCCTGGGGCTCTTCGCGGGACAGCCGGGCGCGCGGGGATGGCGGCGGGTGCTCAGCGAGCGCGCCAACAAGCCGGGCGCGGGGATGGAAGTGCTGCGCGACGCCCTCGCGCAGGTGCCGGATCGCGTCCTCGACGAGCCCGCCACGGGGCCGCGCTCAGGGAGTGTCGCGGGACCCCTCGACGTGGGACTCGCCGACGGCATACAGGCGCAGCCAGCCGTGATGGCGCAGGAAGCGCTGGAGGGGGCCGCGCAGCGCCGCGCGTAG
- a CDS encoding NAD(P)H-quinone oxidoreductase, which yields MQVLRITRPGGPEVLDFNERPAPTPGASELLVRVHATALNRADLLQLQGHYPSPPGVPADVAGLEYAGEVLAVGPLVRRFKVGDRVMGLVGGGAFSEQLVTHEREALRIPEALDFAQAAALPEAYLTAFDALVLQGGLRMGESVLIHAVASGVGSAAAQICRAMGVQVIGTGRNASKLARASEWGVEKTVLCDTQPPRFAEAVKQATGGRGVDLALDLVGGDYLPETLSAMALQGRVLLVGLVAGRQAQADLGTILTRRLKVTGTVLRSRPPEEKMALTQAVERSLLPLFQSKALTPVVDAVSSMKDARAAFSRMASNDTVGKLVLRWD from the coding sequence ATGCAGGTCCTTCGTATCACCCGTCCCGGAGGCCCCGAGGTCCTCGATTTCAACGAGCGGCCCGCGCCCACGCCCGGTGCCTCGGAGCTCCTCGTGCGCGTGCACGCCACCGCGCTCAACCGCGCCGATCTGCTACAGCTTCAAGGGCATTACCCCTCGCCCCCCGGCGTCCCCGCGGATGTGGCGGGCCTCGAATACGCGGGCGAGGTACTGGCCGTGGGGCCGCTCGTGCGGCGCTTCAAGGTGGGGGATCGGGTGATGGGGCTCGTGGGGGGCGGGGCCTTCTCCGAGCAGCTCGTCACCCATGAGCGCGAGGCCCTGCGCATTCCCGAGGCGCTCGACTTCGCCCAGGCCGCCGCGCTGCCCGAGGCCTACCTCACCGCTTTCGACGCGCTCGTGCTCCAGGGCGGGCTGCGCATGGGCGAGTCCGTGCTCATCCACGCCGTGGCCAGCGGCGTGGGCTCGGCCGCCGCGCAGATCTGCCGCGCCATGGGCGTCCAGGTCATCGGTACGGGGCGCAATGCCTCGAAGCTCGCGCGCGCCAGCGAGTGGGGCGTGGAGAAGACGGTGCTGTGTGACACCCAGCCGCCCCGGTTCGCGGAGGCCGTGAAGCAGGCCACGGGCGGACGGGGCGTGGACCTCGCCCTGGATCTGGTGGGCGGGGACTACCTGCCCGAGACGCTGAGCGCCATGGCGCTCCAGGGGCGCGTGCTGCTCGTGGGGCTCGTGGCGGGCCGACAGGCCCAGGCGGACCTGGGGACGATCCTCACGCGCCGTCTGAAGGTCACCGGCACCGTGCTGCGCAGCCGTCCTCCCGAGGAGAAGATGGCCCTCACCCAGGCGGTCGAGCGCAGCCTCCTGCCCCTGTTCCAGTCCAAGGCGCTCACGCCCGTGGTGGACGCCGTTTCCTCCATGAAGGACGCACGCGCGGCCTTCTCCCGGATGGCGAGCAACGACACGGTGGGCAAGCTCGTGCTGCGCTGGGACTGA